The Actinomadura sp. WMMB 499 genome includes a window with the following:
- a CDS encoding M14 family metallopeptidase, with protein sequence MTRTLFRHRRLTPILAAGALLIGVLTAAPATAAPAPRDAGGVVDVYTAELTPAQVKILDRAGLPREDVEIGKGSDGRVRVEAVLSGAQAAELNRRGLGLTVRKVDGKDVRARAKAAPDNVFRPYSGPGNLREEMVEVAAANPSIATAVDIGESHQGKPITAVRVSKDVARLRDGQRPVVVYQAAQHAREWITPEMVRRLLHHYVDGYGTDPELTKIVDTTDMWFIPVLNPDGYDLTFEDGFRLWRKNVRDNDGDGRISGQDGVDLNRNFPHKWGYDNEGSSPQPTSATYRGPSPGSEPETRAQLNLYDRLKPTYLVNYHSAAELLLYGNGWQTLTRSPDDLIYEALLGDPEDPAVPGYVPQLSAQLYTTNGDTNDHTDNVFGTLSYTPEMATCQTAAGYDPDDEWEPGDCGSGFEFPDDETLIEREFRGNLPLAIATARSAQDPDNPVSVVDRTTPDFEIDPFEVSYGPEQEVAAFVRRSLANRDLRYRINGGPVRQDGAREWRGGERYGEGNDRYYGEFRGKVSGQKPGDEVEVWFAGTNEKGERVESEHFTYEVRDQQKADVLVIADEDYTGVNPTYPAGTDGPKYAGQYADLVREAGHTPLVWDVDKDGAPHDLGVLKHFRAVVWYLGDNRLTQDEADEPVRTPLGPMADSQVADRAKDLLLNVRSYLNERGKLLHVGETTGYAGEASRYNGGGLYYGLKGAPGEPCVITTSFRDDCELLSDDFFQYYLGAYDRQHIGSPTTFVGSAQRPFYGIEAGLAGTSSNELDEAGGFQVTSTVLPAGDFPQFRSWKAGDYTGAAAGTEPIEGRYYVAGTHEDGLYRRLTRTIDLTSVPAAQAPALQAMLSYSTEGGYDNVIVEARTAGGDDWTTLPDANGRTETTVPTQCEQEYLLDMHPFLEHYLTRGNPCGATGTTGEWHAFTGDSGGWVPAEFDLSAYAGKQVEVSISYVSDPFTGGAGLFVDDTKVTTSEGELDAEGFESGLGPWTIQAAPAGSPGNVSDFVRSEAVVDSVSAVATRNTVLLGFGLEQVESKARQEALMEGALNLLLP encoded by the coding sequence ATGACGCGCACGCTGTTCCGGCACAGACGACTCACACCCATCCTGGCCGCCGGGGCGCTCCTGATCGGAGTGCTCACGGCGGCCCCCGCGACCGCCGCCCCCGCTCCCCGCGACGCGGGCGGCGTCGTGGACGTCTACACCGCCGAGCTGACGCCGGCGCAGGTCAAGATCCTCGACCGGGCCGGACTCCCCCGCGAGGACGTCGAGATCGGCAAGGGAAGCGACGGCCGTGTCCGCGTGGAGGCCGTGCTGAGCGGCGCGCAGGCCGCCGAACTCAACCGGCGGGGACTCGGCCTGACGGTCCGGAAGGTGGACGGCAAGGACGTGCGGGCGCGCGCCAAGGCGGCCCCGGACAACGTGTTCCGCCCCTACAGCGGCCCCGGCAACCTCCGCGAGGAGATGGTCGAGGTCGCCGCCGCGAACCCGTCGATCGCCACCGCGGTCGACATCGGCGAGAGCCACCAGGGCAAGCCGATCACCGCCGTCCGGGTCAGCAAGGACGTCGCGCGGTTGCGGGACGGGCAGCGCCCGGTGGTCGTGTACCAGGCGGCGCAGCACGCGCGCGAGTGGATCACGCCCGAGATGGTGCGGCGGCTCCTGCACCACTACGTGGACGGCTACGGCACCGACCCCGAGCTCACGAAGATCGTCGACACCACCGACATGTGGTTCATCCCGGTGCTCAACCCGGACGGCTACGATCTCACGTTCGAGGACGGTTTCCGGCTCTGGCGCAAGAACGTCCGGGACAACGACGGCGACGGGCGGATCTCCGGCCAGGACGGCGTCGACCTGAACCGGAACTTCCCGCACAAGTGGGGCTACGACAACGAGGGCTCGTCGCCGCAGCCGACGAGCGCCACCTACCGCGGGCCCTCGCCCGGCTCGGAGCCGGAGACGCGGGCGCAGCTGAACCTCTACGACCGGCTCAAGCCGACCTACCTGGTCAACTACCACTCGGCGGCCGAGCTGCTGCTGTACGGCAACGGCTGGCAGACGCTGACCCGCAGCCCGGACGACCTGATCTACGAGGCGCTGCTCGGCGACCCGGAGGACCCGGCCGTCCCCGGCTACGTCCCGCAGCTGAGCGCGCAGCTCTACACCACCAACGGCGACACCAACGACCACACCGACAACGTGTTCGGGACGCTCTCGTACACCCCCGAGATGGCGACGTGCCAGACGGCCGCCGGGTACGACCCGGACGACGAGTGGGAGCCGGGCGACTGCGGCAGCGGCTTCGAGTTCCCGGACGACGAGACGCTGATCGAGAGGGAGTTCCGCGGCAACCTGCCGCTGGCGATCGCGACCGCGCGGTCGGCGCAGGACCCGGATAATCCGGTCTCGGTCGTCGACCGCACCACGCCGGACTTCGAGATCGACCCGTTCGAGGTCTCGTACGGGCCCGAGCAGGAGGTGGCGGCGTTCGTCCGGCGGTCGCTGGCGAACCGCGACCTGCGGTACCGGATCAACGGCGGTCCGGTGCGGCAGGACGGCGCCCGCGAGTGGCGGGGCGGCGAGCGGTACGGCGAGGGCAACGACCGCTACTACGGCGAGTTCCGCGGCAAGGTCTCCGGGCAGAAACCGGGGGACGAGGTCGAGGTGTGGTTCGCCGGGACGAACGAGAAGGGCGAGCGGGTCGAGAGCGAGCACTTCACCTACGAAGTGCGAGATCAGCAGAAGGCCGACGTGCTGGTCATCGCGGACGAGGACTACACCGGCGTCAACCCGACCTACCCGGCCGGAACGGACGGGCCCAAGTACGCCGGGCAGTACGCCGATCTGGTGCGCGAGGCCGGGCACACTCCGCTCGTGTGGGACGTCGACAAGGACGGCGCGCCGCACGACCTTGGCGTCCTCAAGCACTTCCGGGCCGTGGTCTGGTACCTGGGCGACAACCGCCTGACCCAGGACGAGGCGGACGAGCCGGTACGGACGCCGCTCGGTCCGATGGCGGACTCGCAGGTCGCCGACCGCGCGAAGGATCTGCTGCTGAACGTCCGCTCGTACCTGAACGAGCGCGGGAAGCTGCTGCACGTCGGTGAGACGACCGGCTACGCGGGCGAGGCCAGCCGCTACAACGGCGGCGGCCTCTACTACGGCCTCAAGGGCGCGCCCGGCGAGCCCTGCGTGATCACCACCAGCTTCCGGGACGACTGCGAACTGCTGTCGGACGACTTCTTCCAGTACTACCTGGGGGCCTACGACCGGCAGCACATCGGCTCCCCCACCACGTTCGTGGGGTCGGCCCAGAGGCCGTTCTACGGCATCGAGGCGGGCCTGGCCGGGACCTCGTCCAACGAGCTGGACGAGGCGGGCGGCTTCCAGGTCACCTCGACCGTCCTGCCCGCCGGCGACTTCCCGCAGTTCCGCAGCTGGAAGGCCGGCGACTACACCGGCGCGGCGGCGGGCACCGAGCCCATCGAGGGCCGGTACTACGTCGCCGGGACGCACGAGGACGGCCTCTACCGGCGGCTCACCCGGACGATCGACCTCACCTCGGTCCCGGCCGCGCAGGCTCCTGCCCTGCAGGCCATGCTGTCGTACAGCACCGAGGGCGGGTACGACAACGTGATCGTCGAGGCCCGCACCGCGGGCGGCGATGACTGGACCACGCTGCCGGACGCGAACGGCCGCACGGAGACGACCGTCCCGACCCAGTGCGAGCAGGAGTACCTGCTCGACATGCACCCGTTCCTGGAGCACTACCTCACCCGCGGCAACCCGTGCGGCGCCACCGGGACGACCGGCGAGTGGCACGCGTTCACCGGCGACTCGGGCGGCTGGGTGCCCGCCGAGTTCGACCTGTCCGCGTATGCGGGCAAGCAGGTCGAGGTGTCGATCTCCTACGTGAGCGACCCGTTCACCGGCGGGGCCGGGCTGTTCGTCGACGACACGAAGGTCACGACGTCCGAGGGCGAACTGGACGCCGAGGGCTTCGAGTCCGGGCTCGGACCGTGGACGATCCAGGCCGCGCCCGCGGGCAGCCCGGGGAACGTTTCCGACTTCGTCCGCTCGGAGGCCGTCGTCGACTCGGTGTCGGCCGTCGCGACCAGGAACACCGTCCTGCTCGGGTTCGGCCTCGAACAGGTCGAGTCCAAGGCCCGCCAGGAGGCTCTGATGGAGGGAGCGCTGAACCTCCTGCTCCCCTGA